In one Plasmodium reichenowi strain SY57 chromosome 7, whole genome shotgun sequence genomic region, the following are encoded:
- a CDS encoding cysteine repeat modular protein 2, putative, whose product MRNSDLFFFFFVLLNCFLNIQPYVSNATSNIIKEKNTSFVKKIYDDPYIKKDVTLQLKNAKYNHINKKISKSKKNVKKKRSISFVSLNLNKILELQDKNPIKLISNIYAKDKSKFLSTCYENNKLNDINNCNRFTISKQICDTPVDFNLKDNFLVKETGGLSSTCLVDNKPEYWKIYNNHIIVESGEYFDLKIRNETFLLQTSIIITKDICMNKTKIESSYFTYQNNYSKIGNPILYKGEVIGMEIKNIKVKDDVEGLFNVCSCYLDNEHHAYNKCSETNKHYIQISSIRIMRKIVHNINILTGKKLHINLQSYVTPYPIKSAFIIKKVEHYSCNNINNKSFNEIQEHFYNNEKKLKFYNIFLYETDLQEFKEDIIFENPGMYLLCYTSNDSQSEYSAELSTILVNGYDISKMNYLYLDLYENKLNLGNSIVLHRYNLNEKLEEIFLKKKETIQCSGEDIIYSNNITETKSYKSDDNSDDDVIIDTIYIYNINLNAYDQILEICSKKYNEYSLIGYTTIKPYILHNYKDINHLTHFNIPPDHVRTYVVDKKSNILTFFPQLLNIFNQNDINDMYMSFSCYSSKNEIIITYSFDKNMTPTFFKYLKISDASSSILYITNKGVYLYVLKKKSQLLFLYDITPEKVKKKKIITNKKINDDYLELLLSYYLDYYDFRKCEQCLFPILMEPIYDEKQNLKHIFLITSHPLIKLLIVGLDFKIIYKHDNNAVKNLVTTIRGFNFTSDVLKYSSFLITGISCGILKNESLDCFLIDQLNNTIIAIEYLQKQKIIILIDSFQGENKNELNYESINLNDFVFSQSNSYLHTPRNAIAYSFGESYVIFVNENESNELNLLFYDKNKADNNLSYITKINNTYINDGAIENIYKFYDHKDLINRNVLLIMKYYEGDVYFMYIPLRNIANKLELAYDYPAVIQDNGNTYTMKIKSEEIKKMNALVNFQIEVHNVNKSKYVTIDKYDGTIEIKLSEFVGDSVNLTAKLHGFFLELNVNITFTVICSNGMKALNGICIPCPLGSYNNINEYIKNNNIYECTLCHNNSTTKNEGSTSISQCSCLPGYELNNNDLCVPCKRGTWKTKLSNSPCIFYCYPNSYSLVQGSRSEEESKCKCKRGFYFVSKDSINFCDNCNIGYFCPGGYKIGEKKCPKNTTNITQHNFSISSCKCDVGFEPFDSSNLNAYNFKNDPIFNDYKDFLDDVKSSQICVPCKEGFYKNTVSEEKCKRCSDHVYTDGLQSTSISNCKKCEKGYYLQSEDSCIICPDNHYCPGAYINDPKYAIYENQKIPCGDKSSTIPPNNLNVSHLNCLCKKGFEFIKTDDNEFDCLEVPKNYYKSHLGNKEKEPCPENSVTLYTQTKSKVKCLCMPGYYWDLKEFKCIKCPKGHYCPGGYLKNCFNNENLHSCKPQKKKCPLKNSTTQTEESFSQSSCLCDKGYTINKEELRECIPCPINTYKDVISNAECTKCLTPYTTDGQIGSTKEEDCTCSGGFFFLNHCLPCSDKNTYCKGGKMIVNNKNKTIHYGPSKCPPNTTVSFETERPYNKGFCVCQKGFKHVYTTSDFTKICAPCERGFFKTIIGDFSCESKCKPNSTSFVGTIHETHCFCLENYYFKNGICLNCPDGAYCEGGFQKETLLYMKKNEYYLDTSKIKHIMPVPKENYALYKLKTNIYNTDWFIVECPIKEACLYNEKCHESMTNFLCGECKKGYTNNFSKLNLCIKCSGHIMNILHMIFVSIFILLFTVIMAYLNVFTGANRKSVHSIVIKIAVNYFSCMKIFYVMGISELYFPVTFSSHVNYILKNIKRLLKAKKNYGLYCILTNYFDLSHADAYFYGMVYHAFRPVFLAIILTLLMFIVVEIYKYKVRNETNIKLNITDKIKELGKDKLHEEIMNELPSERALVLFRYIPIPGDSRFKRIKNFLEDMIPMYVTLLFFIHTKTTYYMLTLLDCKALYYNDKFVEQYMSYVPSIKCDLSKSYSKFFILGLTGLIVWGIGIPLMSYLVLYKNRKQLHSENILFKYGFLNNGFNFQFWYWESIVFLRKILVLLISTVPIFKNARIFGTTMWLFTIISSIFLTLQVILQPFDSRNYHILNKLETYSMVAWTMTLIIFVFLTISNTNVTINFYVLLFLLFFNFVFIAKILISLCYSYIENLRHMKKMIKLPFLRIFFEKMSKIAEEKDYKDPVVSLNTHDNSIKFTRKYKKKYISCLFKNNMLTTEEKKYFLDVISNFIYFGVLNLNFSVFHSYFMEFMLRLSIIDNEMLYRKGGNGILKLIAKDPNNIDEWIKIKEQEINKKTFFERHKKILNLFSKSLFVIQNNIKSIVYKGDKHTIISDYEVLINVLKYDEDFITDFKFLYDDNAVKSGLILSDLHLSFTKIKMKDKELIKQLFSLFIAKKNIVQFERDIQLKNKIEQLTSLYDILIKSSEKKKLTFRKNVEDAVKGDPFDYKILENELKSVNDRINNLIENYQKLKDVDYFEGMGNIDAENMDLNNDSEFFNNKLLELSFKELKDDITENEQNEDISKKEKEKIYDETNNDDQTK is encoded by the exons acaa CCTTATGTATCTAATGCAACATCTAATATTAtcaaagaaaaaaatacatcGTTTGTCAAAAAAA TATATGATGATCCATATATTAAGAAGGATGTAACTCTACAGTTGAAAAATGCGAAATACAATCACATTAACAAAAAGATAAGCAAATCaaagaaaaatgtaaaaaaaaaaagaagcATTAGTTTTGTTTCTCTCAACTTAAACAAAATTTTAGAACTGCAAGATAAAAATCCAATAAAACTTATAAGCAATATCTATGCAAAGGATAAATcaaaat TTCTATCCACTTGCTATGAAAATAACAAGCTAAACGATATTAATAATTGTAACAGATTTACTATTTCAAAACAAATTTGTGATACACCTGTTGATTTTAATCTTAAGGATAATTTTTTGGTTAAAGAAACGGGTGGCCTATCTTCTACATGTCTAGTGGACAATAAACCTGAATACTGgaaaatat ATAACAATCATATAATTGTTGAATCAGGAGAATATTTTGATCTAAAAATAAGGAATgaaacatttttattacaaacatctataataataacaaaagaTATATGTATGAACAAAACCAAAATAGAAAGCTCCTATTTTACatatcaaaataattatagCAAAATTGGTAACCCCATATTATATAAGGGGGAAGTAATAGGTATggaaattaaaaatattaaagtGAAAGATGATGTTGAAGGTTTATTTAATGTATGTTCTTGTTATTTAGACAATGAACATCATGCTTATAACAAATGTTCAGAAACAAATAAAcattatatacaaatttCAAGTATTCGTATTATGAGAAAGATTGTCCATAACATAAATATCTTAACAGGAAAGAAATTACATATCAATCTCCAAAGTTATGTAACTCCATATCCTATTAAAAGTgcttttattattaaaaaggtTGAACATTACAgttgtaataatattaataataagtcttttaatgaaatacaagaacatttttataataatgaaaaaaaattgaaattTTATAACATCTTTTTGTATGAAACAGATTTACAAGAATTTAAAGAAGATATCATTTTTGAAAATCCAGGAATGTATTTGTTATGTTATACATCTAATGATAGTCAAAGTGAGTATTCAGCTGAACTTTCTACTATTCTTGTTAATG GTTATGACATAAGtaaaatgaattatttatatttagaTTTATAcgaaaataaattaaatttagGAAATTCCATAGTATTACATAGATAcaatttaaatgaaaaactggaagaaatttttttaaaaaaaaaagaaacaatTCAATGTTCAGGTGAAGATATAatttattcaaataatattacagAAACGAAGAGTTATAAAAGTGATGATAATAGTGATGATGATGTTATTATTgatactatatatatatataatataaatttaaatgcATATGATCAAATATTAGAAATTTGTtctaaaaaatataatgaatatagTTTAATTGGATATACTACAATTAAaccatatattttacacAACTATAAAGATATTAATCATTTAAcacattttaatattccACCTGATCATGTAAGAACATATGTAGTAGATAAAAAATCGAATATCTTAACATTTTTCCCACAactattaaatatatttaatcaaaatgatataaatgatatgTACATGTCTTTCTCATGCTATTCATctaaaaatgaaataataataacatacagttttgataaaaatatgacaCCAACattctttaaatatttaaaaatatctGATGCTTCCAGTTCTATCTTGTATATTACTAACAAAGGagtatatttatatgttttaaaaaaaaaatcccaattattatttttgtatgACATAACACCagaaaaagtaaaaaaaaaaaaaatcattactaataaaaagataaatgatgattatttagaacttttattatcttattatttagattattatgattttaGAAAATGTGAACAATGTTTATTTCCTATTTTAATGGAACCtatatatgatgaaaaacaaaatttaaaacatattttcttaataACATCACACCCACTCAtcaaattattaatagtaGGATTAGActttaaaattatatacaagCATGATAATAACGCTGTAAAAAATCTAGTTACAACAATTCGGGGATTCAACTTTACTTCAGATGTTTTAAAATACTCATCTTTTCTTATAACAGGTATTTCTTGTGgaattttaaaaaatgaatcTTTAGATTGTTTTCTAATTGATCAATTAAATAATACCATTATAGCAATTGAGTACCTtcaaaaacaaaaaatcATAATTCTTATAGACAGCTTTCAAGgtgaaaataaaaatgaattaaattatgaaaGCATTAATCTTAACGATTTTGTATTTAGTCAATCAAACAGTTATTTGCACACACCTAGAAATGCTATAGCTTATTCTTTTGGAGAATCCTATGTTATATTTGTAAACGAG aATGAATCGAACGAATTAAAtctattattttatgataaaaataaagcaGATAACAACCTTTCTTACATAAccaaaataaataatacatacataaatGATGGTGCAATcgaaaatatatacaagTTTTATGATCATAAAGACTTAATTAATAGAAATGTGcttttaataatgaaatattatgaaggagatgtatattttatgtatattcCTTTAAGAAATATTGCTAATAAACTTGAATTAGCATATGATTACCCAGCAGTTATACAGGATAATGGAAATACATATActatgaaaataaaatcagaagaaataaaaaaaatgaatgcACTTGTTAATTTTCAAATTGAAGTTCATAATGttaataaatcaaaatatgTTACAATAGATAAATACGATGGAACCATTGAAATTAAATTATCCGAATTCGTTGGAGATTCTGTAAATTTAACTGCTAAACTTCATGGATTTTTTTTAGAattaaatgtaaatataacatttaCAGTTATTTGCTCAAATGGAATGAAAGCATTAAATGGAATATGTATCCCATGTCCATTAggttcatataataatattaatgaatatataaaaaataataatatatatgaatgtACATTGTGTCATAATAATTCTACTACTAAAAATGAAGGATCCACTTCAATATCTCAATGTTCATGTTTACCTGGATACGAATTAAACAATAATGATTTATGTGTTCCATGTAAAAGAGGAACATGGAAAACTAAACTTTCAAATAGTCCCTGTATCTTTTACTGTTACCCTAACTCATATAGTTTAGTTCAAGGTAGTCGTAGTGAAGAAGAAAGTAAATGTAAATGTAAAAGAggtttttattttgtttcaAAAGATTCCATAAATTTTTGTGATAATTGTAATATAGGTTATTTCTGCCCTGGTGGATATAAAATaggggaaaaaaaatgtcCAAAAAATACCACCAACATTACACAACATAACTTTTCAATTTCAAGTTGTAAATGTGATGTAGGTTTTGAGCCTTTTGATTCTTCAAACTTAAATGCTTacaattttaaaaatgatcCTATTTTTAATGATTACAAAGATTTCTTAGACGATGTAAAAAGTTCTCAAATATGTGTTCCATGCAAAGAAggattttataaaaatacgGTTTCAGaagaaaaatgtaaaaGATGTTCTGACCATGTATATACCGATGGTTTACAATCCACTTCTATATCAAATTGTAAAAAATGTGAAAAAGGTTATTATTTACAGTCTGAAGATTCATGTATAATATGTCCAGATAATCATTATTGTCCTGGAgcatatattaatgatcCAAAATATGCGATTTATGAAAATCAAAAAATCCCTTGTGGTGACAAAAGTTCAACAATTCCACCAAACAATTTAAATGTGTCACATTTAAACTGCTTGTGTAAAAAAGGATTTGAGTTCATAAAAACTGATGATAATGAATTTGATTGTTTAGAAGTACctaaaaattattataagtCCCACTTAGGaaataaagaaaaggaaCCGTGTCCAGAAAACAGTGTTACTCTCTATACACAAACTAAAAGCAAAGTGAAATGTTTATGTATGCCAGGATACTATTGGGACTTGAAAGAatttaaatgtattaaaTGTCCTAAGGGTCATTATTGTCCTGGTGgatatttaaaaaattgttttaataatgaaaatttgCATTCTTGTAAACCtcaaaaaaagaaatgtcctttaaaaaattcaacTACACAAACTGAAGAATCTTTTAGTCAGTCTAGTTGCCTATGTGATAAAGGATACACTATAAACAAAGAAGAATTAAGAGAATGTATTCCATGTCcaattaatacatataaagaTGTTATATCAAATGCAGAATGTACCAAGTGCTTAACTCCATATACGACAGATGGACAAATAGGAAGTACTAAAGAAGAAGATTGCACATGTTCAGGGggatttttttttcttaatcATTGTTTACCATGTAGtgataaaaatacatattgTAAAGGAGGGAAAATGATTGtaaacaataaaaataaaactaTTCATTATGGTCCATCCAAATGCCCACCAAATACAACTGTATCATTTGAAACAGAACGACCTTATAATAAAGGTTTTTGTGTTTGTCAAAAAGGCTTTAAACATGTTTATACTACAAGTGattttacaaaaatttGTGCACCATGTGAACGTGGTTTTTTCAAAACAATTATTGGTGATTTCTCCTGTGAATCTAAATGTAAGCCAAATTCAACTAGTTTTGTTGGGACAATACATGAAACACACTGCTTTTGCTtagaaaattattattttaaaaatggTATTTGTTTAAATTGTCCTGATGGTGCTTATTGTGAAGGGGGATTCCAAAAGGAaactttattatatatgaaaaaaaatgaatattatttggATACATCAAAAATTAAACACATAATGCCTGTTCCTAAAGAAAATTATGCactttataaattaaaaacgaatatatacaatacTGATTGGTTTATTGTGGAATGTCCAATTAAGGAAGcttgtttatataatgaaaaatgtCATGAATCTATGActaattttttatgtgGAGAATGTAAAAAAGgatatacaaataatttttctaaattaaatttatgtataaaatgCAGTGGacatataatgaatattttacatatgATTTTTGTTagtatttttatattgcTATTTACTGTTATCATGGcatatttaaatgttttTACAGGGGCTAACAGGAAATCTGTTCATTCGATTGTCATTAAAATTGCTGTTAATTATTTCTCTTGtatgaaaattttttatgttatgGGTATAAGtgaattatattttcctgTTACTTTTTCATCACATGTCAATTACATacttaaaaatattaaaagattattaaaagcaaaaaaaaactatggtttatattgtatattaacaaattattttgatttatcACACGCAGATGCTTACTTCTATGGAATGGTTTATCATGCCTTCAGACCCGTGTTTTTGGCAATTATCTTAACACTTTTAATGTTTATAGTAgtagaaatatataagtataaaGTTAGAAAtgaaacaaatataaaattaaatataacagataaaattaaagaattaGGAAAAGATAAATTACACGAAGAAATAATGAACGAATTACCTTCCGAGAGAGCCCTTGTACTATTTAGATATATTCCTATACCAGGGGATTCACgatttaaaagaataaaaaattttctgGAGGATATGATTCCTATGTATgttacattattattttttattcatacAAAAACTACCTATTATATGTTAACCTTATTAGATTGTAAAgcattatattataatgataaatttGTAGAGCAATATATGAGTTATGTACCCAGCATAAAATGTGATTTGTCCAAAAGTTattcaaaattttttatattagGTCTTACAGGATTAATAGTATGGGGGATTGGAATTCCACTAATGTCTTATTTAGTGTTATACAAAAATAGGAAACAATTACATTCTGAAAATATACTATTTAAATATGgatttttaaataatggTTTTAATTTTCAATTTTGGTATTGGGAATcaattgtttttttaagGAAAATTTTAGTGTTATTAATATCAACTGTTCctatatttaaaaatgcTAGAATATTTGGCACCACAATGTGGTTATTTACGATAATTTcttccatttttttaacattaCAAGTAATACTTCAACCTTTTGACTCAAGAAATTAccatattttaaataaattagaAACTTATAGTATGGTTGCTTGGACAATGACTCTAAtcatatttgtatttttaacCATATCTAATACTAATGTAACcataaatttttatgttctattatttttattattttttaattttgtatttatagctaaaattttaatatctCTTTGTTACTcatatatagaaaatttaagacatatgaaaaaaatgattaaATTACCATTTCTGAGAATTTTTTTCGAGAAAATGTCAAAAATAGCTGAAGAAAAGGATTATAAGGATCCAGTTGTTTCGTTAAATACACATGATAATTCCATTAAATTCacaagaaaatataaaaaaaaatatatttcttgtttatttaaaaataatatgttaacaacagaagaaaaaaaatattttcttgaTGTTATAtcaaattttatatattttggTGTACtgaatttaaatttttcagtttttcattcatatttCATGGAGTTTATGTTACGGTTATCAATAATTGATAATGAAATGCTTTACAGAAAGGGTGGAAATGGAATTTTAAAATTGATAGCAAAAGATCCAAATAACATAGATGAATGGATAAAGATTAAGGAACAggaaattaataaaaaaacattttttgaaaggcataaaaaaatattaaatttattttcaaaaagtttatttgttattcaaaataatataaaaagcATTGTATATAAAGGGGATAAACATACTATAATTTCTGATTATGAAGTATTGATTaatgttttaaaatatgaCGAAGATTTTATAACTGATTtcaaatttttatatgatgataatgcAGTTAAATCAGGATTAATACTCTCTGATTTACATTTATCCTTCActaaaattaaaatgaaagataaagaattaattaaacagttattttcattatttattgcaaaaaaaaatattgtacAATTTGAAAGAGATATTCAacttaaaaataaaatagagCAACTTACGTCGTTATATGATATCCTTATAAAATCAAGTGAAAAGAAGAAACTTACATTTAGAAAAAATGTTGAAGACGCAGTTAAAGGAGATCCATTTGATTATAAAATCTTagaaaatgaattaaaGTCAGTAAATGATagaattaataatttaattgAAAACTATCAGAAGTTAAAAGATGTTGATTATTTTGAAGGTATGGGTAACATTGATGCAGAGAATATGGATTTAAATAACGATTCAGAgttttttaataataaattattagaACTAAGttttaaagaattaaaGGATGATATTACAgaaaatgaacaaaatgaagatattaGTAAAAAGGAGAAAGAAAAGATATATGATGAAacaaataatgatgatCAGACAAAATAG